Proteins from one Ricinus communis isolate WT05 ecotype wild-type chromosome 9, ASM1957865v1, whole genome shotgun sequence genomic window:
- the LOC8258361 gene encoding transcription factor MYB15: MVRAPCCEKMGLKKGPWTPEEDRILISHIQKYGHSNWRALPKQAGLLRCGKSCRLRWINYLRPDIKRGNFTEEEEETIIKLHEMIGNRWSAIAAKLPGRTDNEIKNVWHTHLKKRLRQKNDSKNVALLPKCNDVIVNMQSESENSNILTLPALTESSPMSPQPSSSDISSVSETSIATAETTNTSLVNCETLDSSLENFPVIDEDFWSEPEFVENYNVGSNVFDELQLELPREIMEAGRFGNNTNIIDDGMDFWYNVFVKAGGIEEFV, encoded by the exons ATGGTGAGAGCTCCTTGCTGTGAGAAGATGGGTTTAAAGAAAGGGCCATGGACCCCTGAAGAAGATAGGATTTTAATATCTCACATTCAAAAATATGGCCACAGCAATTGGCGTGCACTTCCTAAGCAAGCTG GTTTGTTAAGGTGTGGAAAGAGTTGCAGACTTCGATGGATAAACTACTTAAGACCAGACATTAAGAGAGGAAACTTCACtgaggaagaagaggaaacCATCATCAAGTTGCATGAAATGATTGGTAATAG GTGGTCAGCAATTGCAGCGAAACTACCAGGAAGGACAGACAATGAGATTAAGAATGTGTGGCACACCCACTTGAAAAAAAGGCTCAGACAAAAGAATGACTCCAAAAATGTCGCATTATTACCAAAATGCAATGATGTTATTGTCAACATGCAATCAGAATCTgagaattcaaatattttaactcTTCCAGCACTAACTGAAAGCTCACCGATGTCTCCTCAGCCCTCTTCTAGTGATATTTCTTCCGTGTCGGAGACTTCGATTGCGACTGCAGAGACAACCAACACAAGTCTAGTCAACTGCGAAACCCTTGACTCATCGCTAGAGAATTTTCCTGTGATCGATGAGGATTTCTGGTCTGAACCAGAATTTGTCGAAAATTATAACGTGGGATCAAATGTTTTTGATGAATTACAACTTGAACTGCCAAGAGAAATTATGGAGGCAGGGCGTTTTGGcaataatacaaatattattgatgatgGTATGGACTTCTGGTACAATGTTTTTGTTAAAGCTGGGGGCATAGAAGAATTCGTATAA
- the LOC8280437 gene encoding malate dehydrogenase, cytoplasmic-like has translation MAKEPVRVLVTGAAGQIGYALVPMIARGMMLGPDQPVILHMLDIPPAVEALNGVKMELVDAAFPLLKGIVATTDVVDACTGVSIAVMVGGFPRKEGMERKDVMAKNLAIYKSQASALEKHAAANCKVLVVANPVNTNALILKEFAPSIPEKNITCLARLDQNRALGQISERLNIPVSDVKNVIIWGNHSSTQYPDVNHATVITPSGEKSVRELVNDDEWLRGEFIITVQQRGAAIIKARKLSSALSAASASCDHIRDWVLGTPEGTWVSMGVYSDGSYDIPAGLIYAFPVTCQNGEWKIVQGLHIDDFSRKKLDLTAEELSEEKALAYSCLS, from the exons ATGGCCAAAGAGCCAGTTCGTGTTCTCGTCACTGGAGCTGCAG GACAAATCGGATATGCACTTGTCCCCATGATTGCCAGGGGAATGATGCTTGGACCTGACCAACCAGTGATCCTTCACATGCTCGATATCCCACCTGCAGTAGAGGCATTGAATGGCGTGAAGATGGAGTTGGTGGATGCTGCTTTTCCACTTCTTAAAG GCATTGTCGCTACAACTGATGTTGTCGACGCATGCACTGGTGTAAGTATCGCAGTCATGGTTGGTGGCTTCCCTAGGAAGGAAGGAATGGAAAGGAAAGATGTCATGGCTAAAAATTTAGCAATTTATAAGTCCCAAGCTTCTGCTCTAGAGAAGCATGCAGCTGCAAACTGCAAG GTATTGGTTGTTGCCAACCCCGTAAATACTAACGCACTAATTCTGAAGGAATTTGCACCATCAATCCCtgagaaaaatattacttGCTTGGCAAGACTGGATCAAAACAGGGCACTTGGTCAAATCTCAGAGAGACTAAATATTCCGGTCTCGGATGTTAAGAATGTTATCATTTGGGGAAATCATTCATCAACTCAGTACCCTGATGTCAACCATGCAACTGTTATAACTCCATCTGGGGAAAAGTCTGTACGAGAGCTTGTCAATGATGATGAATG GTTGCGTGGAGAGTTCATCATTACAGTCCAACAACGTGGAGCTGCAATCATCAAAGCTCGGAAGCTTTCAAGTGCACTCTCTGCTGCTAGTGCTTCTTGTGATCACATTCGTGATTGGGTTCTTGGAACTCCTGAG GGAACTTGGGTTTCCATGGGGGTTTACTCTGATGGCTCATACGATATCCCAGCTGGTCTGATTTATGCTTTCCCTGTCACATGTCAAAATGGAGAGTGGAAAATTGTTCAGG GACTCCACATCGATGACTTTTCAAGGAAGAAGTTGGACTTGACAGCAGAAGAACTTTCTGAGGAGAAGGCTCTTGCTTACTCATGTCTGTCGTGA
- the LOC8280438 gene encoding malate dehydrogenase, cytoplasmic, with protein sequence MAKEPVRVLVTGAAGQIGYALVPMIARGVMLGPDQPVILHMLDIPPAAEALNGVKMELVDAAFPLLKGVVATTDVVEACTGVNVAVMVGGFPRKEGMERKDVMSKNVSIYKSQASALEKHAAANCKVLVVANPANTNALILKEFAPSIPEKNITCLTRLDHNRALGQISERLNVQVSDVKNVIIWGNHSSTQYPDVNHATVKTPSGEKPVKELVNDDAWLHGDFISTVQQRGAAIIKARKLSSALSAASSACDHIRNWVLGTPEGTWVSMGVYSDGSYNVPSGLIYSFPVTCQNGEWKIVQGLSIDEFSRKKLDSTAEELSEEKALAYSCLS encoded by the exons ATGGCTAAGGAACCAGTTCGCGTTCTTGTCACTGGTGCTGcag GACAAATTGGATATGCACTTGTGCCCATGATTGCCAGGGGAGTAATGCTCGGTCCTGACCAACCTGTGATTCTCCACATGCTTGATATTCCACCTGCAGCCGAGGCATTGAATGGTGTGAAGATGGAATTGGTGGATGCTGCTTTTCCACTTCTTAAAG GTGTTGTTGCTACGACTGATGTTGTTGAGGCATGCACTGGAGTAAATGTTGCAGTCATGGTTGGTGGATTCCCGAGGAAAGAAGGAATGGAGAGAAAAGATGTGATGTCAAAAAATGTGTCAATATACAAGTCTCAGGCTTCTGCACTAGAGAAGCACGCAGCTGCAAACTGCAAG GTTTTAGTTGTTGCCAACCCTGCAAACACAAATGCGTTGATTCTAAAGGAATTTGCACCATCTATCCCtgagaaaaatattacttGCTTGACAAGACTGGATCATAATAGGGCACTCGGTCAAATCTCAGAGAGACTGAATGTTCAAGTCTCTGATGTTAAGAACGTTATCATTTGGGGAAATCATTCATCCACCCAGTACCCAGATGTCAATCACGCTACCGTTAAAACTCCATCTGGAGAGAAGCCTGTCAAGGAGCTTGTTAATGATGATGCATG GTTGCATGGAGATTTCATTAGTACTGTCCAACAACGTGGTGCTGCAATCATCAAAGCTCGTAAGCTTTCAAGTGCACTATCAGCTGCAAGTTCTGCCTGTGACCACATTCGCAATTGGGTTCTTGGAACTCCTGAG GGCACTTGGGTTTCAATGGGGGTTTACTCTGATGGCTCATACAATGTACCATCCGGACtgatttattcttttccaGTCACATGCCAGAATGGAGAATGGAAAATTGTTCAAG GCCTTAGCATTGATGAGTTTTCAAGGAAGAAATTGGACTCGACAGCAGAGGAACTATCTGAGGAGAAGGCTCTTGCTTACTCTTGTCTCTCATAA
- the LOC8280431 gene encoding uncharacterized protein LOC8280431: MQRSSLRKKLQPAKKAWKRLRKTVESKLNSFNFSKAINVIKNNSNRILSYCSLHFFRFFKKRSITRRPTYFSHHYNFYGSKKQLIDKNFSPIYIDQLYSMEAESSLQAKKIVAYAETSSSSSTSRRGKQVADDERASPRKEDKAKEKEKEKVLYSIEDAWREVVAKSPQLRPVDDRAEEFISNFRQDIKIQKEKSIVEFEEMLARGT, translated from the coding sequence atgcaACGCTCAAGCCTTAGAAAGAAACTCCAGCCTGCAAAGAAGGCATGGAAACGCTTACGCAAGACAGTTGAGTCGAAACTCAATAGCTTCAACTTCTCTAAAGCAATCAATGTCATCAAGAACAACTCCAACCGTATCCTATCTTATTGCAGTCTCCATTTTTTTCGTTTTTTCAAGAAACGTTCCATAACAAGAAGGCCTACGTATTTTAGTCACCATTATAATTTCTATGGCAGCAAAAAACAGCTCATTGATAAAAACTTCTCGCCCATATACATAGACCAGCTCTATTCTATGGAGGCAGAGTCGTCACTGCAGGCTAAGAAAATCGTTGCATACGCAGAAACAAGTAGCAGTAGTAGTACTAGTAGAAGAGGAAAACAAGTTGCTGATGATGAGAGGGCATCGCCAAGAAAAGAAGACAAGGCAAAGGAGAAAGAGAAGGAGAAGGTGTTGTATAGCATCGAAGATGCTTGGAGGGAGGTTGTTGCTAAATCTCCGCAATTGCGACCAGTTGATGATAGAGCTGAAGAATTTATATCCAACTTTCGCCAGGATATAAAGATTCAGAAAGAGAAATCAATTGTTGAATTTGAAGAGATGCTGGCTAGAGGTACCTAG